A window of Cryptomeria japonica chromosome 3, Sugi_1.0, whole genome shotgun sequence contains these coding sequences:
- the LOC131068613 gene encoding GDP-mannose transporter GONST3 has product MSSQSHGSEQGENAERNSTALNKEVQQPWWASFRTFMQEVYVYGIVVGYCVSASLLSIINKWAIMKFPFPGSLTALQYFSSVSAVVLLGWFKVLEHDKLDLQIMWRFLPSAMVFYLSLFTNSELLLHANVDTFIVFRSVVPIFVAIGETLYLKQPWPRIKTWCALAIIFVGGLLYVLTDYHLTVTAYSWALAYLMSMSIDFVYIKHVVMTIGLNTWGLVLYNNLEALLLFPFELIIMGEFQQLKHVSSRKSSFCSLEVLLPVGLSCLFGLSISFFGFSCRKSISATGFTVLGVVNKLLTVAINLVIWDKHATIVGTVGMLICMLGGIFYQQSTTKPRCIPSDPVPNDEEKVLLKLPSSELEASAKQAVAKET; this is encoded by the coding sequence ATGTCTTCACAATCGCATGGATCTGAACAAGGTGAAAATGCAGAGAGAAATTCTACAGCTCTTAATAAAGAAGTACAGCAACCATGGTGGGCTTCATTTAGGACATTTATGCAGGAAGTTTATGTTTATGGAATTGTAGTTGGGTATTGCGTTTCGGCATCCTTATTATCGATTATCAACAAGTGGGCAATTATGAAGTTCCCGTTTCCTGGTTCTTTGACAGCTCTGCAGTATTTTTCGAGTGTATCAGCAGTAGTTCTTCTTGGTTGGTTTAAAGTTTTGGAGCATGATAAACTTGATCTTCAAATCATGTGGAGGTTTTTACCTTCTGCAATGGTCTTCTACTTGTCACTGTTCACAAATAGTGAATTATTGCTCCATGCAAATGTTGATACATTTATTGTATTTAGATCTGTAGTCCCAATCTTTGTAGCCATTGGTGAAACTCTCTACTTGAAGCAGCCTTGGCCTCGCATTAAAACATGGTGTGCTCTGGCTATTATCTTTGTGGGTGGCTTACTTTATGTTCTAACTGATTATCATCTCACTGTAACTGCCTATAGCTGGGCATTGGCCTACTTGATGAGTATGTCCATAGATTTTGTTTATATCAAGCATGTGGTCATGACAATTGGGTTGAATACTTGGGGTCTGGTGTTGTACAATAATTTGGAGGCATTGCTTCTCTTCCCATTTGAACTAATCATCATGGGGGAGTTTCAGCAATTGAAACATGTTAGCTCGCGGAAGTCAAGTTTCTGTTCTCTTGAAGTTTTATTGCCAGTTGGGCTATCCTGTTTGTTTGGATTATCCATATCGTTTTTTGGATTTTCCTGTCGCAAGAGTATATCTGCAACAGGTTTCACTGTCCTAGGTGTTGTGAACAAGCTGCTTACAGTAGCCATCAATTTGGTAATTTGGGATAAGCATGCAACTATTGTGGGGACAGTGGGAATGTTGATCTGTATGCTTGGAGGAATATTTTACCAGCAGTCAACTACAAAGCCTCGATGTATCCCTTCTGATCCCGTTCCCAACGATGAGGAAAAGGTACTTCTAAAGCTACCATCCTCAGAGTTGGAAGCTTCTGCAAAGCAGGCTGTTGCAAAAGAAACTTGA